The window agatttgtcTTTGTACAAATCGTTCTGGGTTTATCTCTTACGGTTTAGGTGATAATACTGTATCCATGTTTATGGCTTGGGTTAGTACGTACTCTATCCATGTTGAAGTGATCATACTGTAGCTTTGTGCTGGTTGTGTCGCGCGTTCTATCTAGCGGTcaatgttttgtattttaagtGGATGGTTACTTTGGTAGATAACGTGCGATGTCACGGGTGATATATTTGCTAGACTTCCAAGGCTTTTGCTTTCAaattgcttttgcttttgcttttgctatcattatattatatatatatatataaagagaaatattttaattataaaaatattatataaaaaaaaatttataaaatgatgtgttacgtgttaaattataaaattatttttattataaaataaatttaacaaatgtcataaaattatattaatttatgaatttattttttacgtaATCTCTGTTCTATAACagttcttatatataaatatatgaagagttttatgcatataattattatttttttttataggatattggatattttttataagatatggtGTGTGAGATAATGAATATAGCGgttaattagaatttttttctaaatatatatatatatatgtatatgtatagaATGTTTAAAGAACTGTTAAAggatgtataattatatggaaTAATTATCATCATTCCTTGTTTTTCTGATATTATTCATGTTTTCTAAccaatcattaaaaacatttgcaaaattatttatttccttcaaacaaaacggcaaataaagaaaaaacacagCGTTGTATAGTATTAGAAGACGCCCTGTCCTGGCCTATTgtctgcctctctctcttttttgggGTAATTAAAATTGAACTGAGAGATGTATCTGCCTAATCTCCTGCttaatatataatgaaaaaatttagataatttcttattattcacataatcttcacacataatatttttttaatttttaattttttttatcaaatatttaatatataaataatgaatagaaaaattaaattcattgaaaaagaataaatttaaaaaataaaaatctaaaaaaatattaaaaaattaaaaaaatatatatataatatatagagattAAAAGATTGTGTAACATTGCCTCTATATAATTGCCCACTCTTTTTACCCCTTTTCGACAgtaaaaaatctactcaacctcttactattcacataacctccacactccacattatttttaatttttattatttttttcttttattaaatatttattatatgaataatgaataaaaaatttgaaataatttaaaaagaataaactcaaaaaaaaattttaaaaaaatattaaaaatttaaaaaatttaaaaaagtgtggagtgtggagtgtggtggaggttgtgtagcaaagctctttcgACTGATCTGGATTGAGGTTATTCCTCGATCGTCGGTGAatgatcaataatattttttttattgcttcagaaaaaatattgttttattaattatacgATGAATTTGAAACTGACCCCAAAACATCGTATCTTGAAGACATTATGTTGACGACTGATCAGATTgaaattaatgcatgcatgcatgagagcGTAAAAGTCACATTTTTATAGTTTCATATATCCATGGCcgataaagagaaatttattcATTTGAAATTGTCATCTGATTTACTCATTATAATGACATattttaattgagtttttatatatatataattattaaaatgtcCTAAATCATAAGTACGCGTGAACAGAGACAACTATAAGATTAAAAATGAAGAGATCAAGGGTACGCCATGACTAACAAAAAAGAGAATGctttaaatattaatgtattttataaaaataaatacacaagtagctaaaattataaagttattgttattgtaagaaatatttaatagattatataaaattacgtcaAAGTAATActacagtcgtggaatgtgcTATACAACTTGCAtattcgttttgaaaaaaagtaagatttattattaaaaaaaataattttttttaatgtaagtctcatatttacttatttttttaaagtaattgcATAAACATTTACGCATATTTTACACAGTGTTTACGCACTTCacaactaaaaatattatttttcaattataaatttatttttataaaatattttgattcatGTATCTATTATGTCTTGCTGTAATTgatatacaaaaatataataaaaggaATTTTGGTCGTCCAGAAACTCGTTGAGCTTAGATCACCTTCaatagattagttaaaattaaaagacatttttttataaatgtaagaaaaatttatcttttaattattccATTCACTTAAATCTCTATattgaaataactattttattattatataataataaaataatataagataaatttatttttaattattcacatcaaatctctacattgaattatctatttattcattactatataatgaataactaataattttaaaaatatttaatttttttaattattaatttattttattttatcatattttactattctaccttttatatattaattaataattatattctaattaaattaatatatcacaaactcaaattaatatatcaattgtgaaaaaatatgtgatagaaaaaaaaaggagagataaataattaataaaatatatatttgatgtgtATACACTATACAGTaacattcaaattaattttttttttaaattactgtaattttaattatttaaaattaaataaattcattataaatatattttactctctaataattaaatattcaataaatttacCATTTAACTAAATCAATGCTCTTAGATAGATATGCTTTgacatttaaaatgaaaaaccaGCTGCCAATACTTTCTCTCGCATGTGCTGCTCTCTTTCTCCACACTTGCAAACTGTGCgtattactatttactatttagaTAGAGCGATCAAGACTCAAGAGACAGCGACGGAAGAGCTAAACAAATAACATAGGaatttttcagataattaaggttttttcttgtgaaaaaaacaaatacatggAGGTGAAACACCGAACGGTACGGTACCTGATTACCAATCTGAGTTCGGTGTCGGAGCAGACCCGAGTAGAGGCCCTGAGGGAGCTCCGGCTCATGACCAAGCTCGACGCCAACGCCCGCCCCCTCATCGCTGAAGCCGGAGCCATACCTTACCTAGTCGATACCCTCTATTCATTGTCCCACGTTGCCCAGGATGATGCCGCCGCCACCCTCCTCAACCTCTCCATCTCCTCCCGCGCCGCTCTCATGTCGACACGCGGCCTCCTCGACGCCCTTTCCCACGTGCTCCGACACCATGCCTCCTCCTCGTCCCCCACAGCGGTCCAGTCCTCCGCCGCAACTCTCCACAGCCTCCTAATCGAGGACGAGTACCGCCCCATCATCGGATCCAAACGCGATATTATCTACTCCTTGATCGACGTGATAAAACAGTCCCGCTCCGCCGTTAGATCCGTCAAGGACGCCCTCAAAGCCCTGTTTGGTATCTCGCTATACCCTTTGAACCGCAAGACGGTTGTTGATCTGGGTGGCGTCGGACCGTTATTTTCTCTGGTACTGAAAGGCTCGGCTACTGGGATCATAGAGGACGCGACGGCTGTGATAGCGCAGGTGGCGGGGTGCGAGGAGAGTGAGGAGGCGTTTAGGAAGGCTTCGGGTACCGGGGTTTTGATGGATTTGTTGGACGTGGGGACGGGGTCGAGCTTGAGGGTGAAGGAGAACGCGGTGGCAGCGCTATTGAATTTAGTGAGGTGCGGAAGGGAGAGGGTGGAGAGGGAGGTAAGGGAGATGGGGCTACTGGTGGTGGAGGGGATTGCCGATGTCGCGGAGAATGGGAGACCTAATGGAAAGAGCAAGGCAGTGGCGCTGCTGAGGGTGCTCTACGGTGGGAGCAACGGGTGTGTGGTGAGGGACGAGCGGTTTGATTATTTGTTGAATCATTAACAACAGTACAAGTTCATGAAATCTGGTGTTTTTATTTGGTATGATATGTTACGATTAGAGCTGTTCATTAAGATATATGTAAATTAGCCATGGTTTTGATTTCATCGTGTTTCTCTTTAGATCATGAATGGAGAAATGATGAGTTTCTTGATGATCATCAGAGTATATTGTTTTTGCTCATCATGTTGTGCAAATTAATCGTCATATATACAAACAAACTTGGAGTTTTTTgttcatgcatattatataatgtCTCCTACTCTTTCCTATTAGATCATGAATATggtgtttggttggaaagaaaataaaaataaaaattgaaaaggcCTATTAATTCAAGGGTACGTAATCAAACCTCCAAGattaataaagataaaagaCAACTGAATTTCCATTAAACTTTCGGATGCCTcattacaaatatattatttatataaagagaaatgatatttgtaagttTAAGATGTATAAGTTTtgcatactttttttaaaaaaatagataaatcttatctatataaaaaaattatttttttaataatagatcttacttcttttaaaaaagagtgcaAGAGACTCGCACACTCTAAAAATATAACTAAGATTAGTCTTATACAAAAGTATGCTTAATTAATTCTAtcgatatgcttaaattcacgGGCCTAGAGTCACAATTCCAACATCTCATTACAATATATCATTTCATTACCAATGCCAACCGTCCATTATAATATCAGCCCACTACAGTTTATAAAGGTCTATTCCAAAGACAGTCCGGTTCTAAAGTTTCTGACCCTCGAACATTAGCACCTTTTAAGGAATCTTCATGTGTTTCATACAACATCTTTGATACTAATTTAATCAACATATCACACTTTAACTAAAAGCTTAAATTAGTGGGATTAGATTTACCAATATTCTATTAGTCACCCATTATTCGGATTACTTCATTGCAGATAACTcaattactataaaaaaaaaaaattacttaagtGTATTAATACTACTCTTCGTTCTAAGTTTTTTCATTCTAAGTTACACGAGTAGTgctaatgtgatatattttaagtgacttaattaaattatagtaGAGATATGAATGAAATGGGTGATTCTTCAAAAGTTATATCTTCTTTAAGGGCTTTACCATATATATAGTCTTATTATGTATACAAATTTAATTGGATTATAATTTCccaaatcatgcatgcatcttataGTTGCAGTAGTAATGTAAGTTTTTGTACATGATTTGCttaatgtaaattgtaataaagCATGCATGTCATTGGAAAAAAGTAGCATAGAGTTAAGACTAGacaatatataagagaaattctatgcatcagttattattcattCCTACACCCCACACTTATATTACTTTTTCATCGAGTATGAaggtgtttttcataaggtgtgaaGTGTGAGGTGATAAATATTGACtgatgagaaatttttttccaatatataatattttgcagAGGTGGGACGCGGCatataaaatagaagaaaatagaaaggaacCTGGTCTAAAATCAAACAccaacaaagaaattaaactcTTTTCTTACCAAATTCCATTATATATGGGCAGTTTATTCTCCTGATCTAAACTACCATTGAAGTTTCCAAAAGAATAACTTCTaactttacttatttttttagaacCATTGGCTCCTTTGACACACTAAGAAATTAGCTATTTCTGAATGGATTTA is drawn from Juglans regia cultivar Chandler chromosome 5, Walnut 2.0, whole genome shotgun sequence and contains these coding sequences:
- the LOC108989139 gene encoding U-box domain-containing protein 11-like encodes the protein MEVKHRTVRYLITNLSSVSEQTRVEALRELRLMTKLDANARPLIAEAGAIPYLVDTLYSLSHVAQDDAAATLLNLSISSRAALMSTRGLLDALSHVLRHHASSSSPTAVQSSAATLHSLLIEDEYRPIIGSKRDIIYSLIDVIKQSRSAVRSVKDALKALFGISLYPLNRKTVVDLGGVGPLFSLVLKGSATGIIEDATAVIAQVAGCEESEEAFRKASGTGVLMDLLDVGTGSSLRVKENAVAALLNLVRCGRERVEREVREMGLLVVEGIADVAENGRPNGKSKAVALLRVLYGGSNGCVVRDERFDYLLNH